One window of Drosophila busckii strain San Diego stock center, stock number 13000-0081.31 chromosome 3L, ASM1175060v1, whole genome shotgun sequence genomic DNA carries:
- the LOC117134768 gene encoding trypsin beta-like, with protein sequence MRLALYLWLLTIEVHAAGEFRTRTARVVGGQRIDVEQQPHMVNIRRRGEFRCGGSLVTPRCVLTAAHCLVNGAAENPSDYVVRGGVTYLRDMRNARVVSKILLPAKYNPLTLDNDVALLQLQNPLQAPEVAPISLAREAPRPGSYVRVSGWGLTHEQSTQLPNQLRSVQVQVLSQHGCQRLYAGYRNITQSMYCASVPGIKDACDADSGGPAVNAAGQLVGVVSWGKANLCARPESPGVYTSVAHLYEWIANNMDKYCY encoded by the coding sequence ATGCGCTTGGCACTATATCTATGGCTGCTAACAATAGAAGTGCATGCAGCCGGCGAGTTTAGGACGAGAACTGCACGCGTGGTGGGTGGCCAGCGCATTGATGTGGAGCAACAGCCTCACATGGTGAATATACGTCGTCGTGGTGAGTTTCGTTGCGGTGGCTCGCTGGTGACTCCACGCTGTGTGCTCACCGCTGCCCACTGTCTGGTGAATGGCGCCGCAGAGAATCCCTCGGATTATGTAGTGCGTGGTGGAGTCACTTATCTGCGGGATATGCGCAATGCACGCGTTGTCAGCAAGATTCTGCTGCCGGCCAAATATAATCCTTTGACATTGGACAATGATGTGgccttgctgcagctgcagaatCCGCTGCAGGCGCCGGAAGTGGCGCCCATAAGCCTAGCACGCGAGGCTCCTCGGCCCGGCAGCTATGTGCGCGTCTCTGGCTGGGGCCTCACTCACGAGCAGAGCACTCAGTTGCCCAATCAGCTGCGCAGTGTGCAGGTGCAGGTGCTCAGTCAGCATGGCTGCCAGCGTCTGTATGCGGGCTACAGAAACATCACCCAGAGCATGTACTGCGCCAGCGTGCCGGGCATTAAAGATGCTTGCGATGCTGACTCCGGTGGACCGGCGGTCAATGCTGCCGGCCAGTTAGTGGGCGTTGTGTCCTGGGGCAAGGCGAATCTGTGTGCTCGTCCGGAAAGTCCCGGTGTGTACACCAGTGTGGCGCATCTTTACGAGTGGATAGCCAACAATATGGATAAATATTGCTACTAA
- the LOC108600270 gene encoding trypsin alpha-3 has protein sequence MTLVWLLWCGLLRLLSVHGLGFATRIVGGEETSIEHVPYQVYLRERGDFICGGSLLSVSFVLSAAHCVYGAKPQDYSVHAGASRLEQPAAVVRNVAQFHIASNYNSRNFDMDVALLQLAQPMELLPGRVVSIALCRRPPPSNTYVRISGWGVTQEQNREPAAQVRTALVRVLSRTECQLAYAGQAQLSDSMLCAAVRGIRDSCSGDSGGPLVYRGQVCGIVSWGFGCARAAYPGVYTSVASERVQRFIAQTLGHS, from the coding sequence ATGACTTTGGTGTGGTTGCTTTGGTGTGGCTTGCTGCGTCTGCTGTCAGTACATGGCTTGGGCTTTGCCACACGCATTGTGGGTGGCGAGGAGACGAGCATTGAGCACGTGCCCTACCAGGTGTATCTGCGTGAACGGGGCGACTTTATCTGCGGTGGCTCGCTGCTCAGCGTTAGCTTTGTGCTCAGTGCGGCGCATTGTGTCTACGGCGCCAAGCCGCAGGATTACAGCGTCCATGCGGGCGCCAGTCGTCTGGAGCAGCCGGCGGCGGTGGTGCGCAATGTAGCGCAGTTTCATATCGCCAGCAATTATAATTCGCGCAACTTTGATATGGatgtggcgctgctgcagctggcgcagccCATGGAACTGCTGCCAGGTCGTGTGGTCAGCATAGCGCTCTGCCGGCGGCCACCGCCCAGCAATACTTATGTGCGCATCAGCGGCTGGGGCGTTACCCAGGAGCAGAATCGCGAGCCGGCGGCTCAGGTGCGCACTGCGCTGGTGCGCGTCTTGTCCAGAACTGAGTGCCAGTTGGCTTATGCTGGCCAGGCACAGCTCAGCGACTCCATGCTCTGTGCCGCAGTGCGTGGCATTAGGGATTCATGCTCAGGCGATTCCGGCGGTCCTTTGGTGTATCGTGGGCAGGTCTGTGGCATTGTCTCCTGGGGATTTGGCTGCGCCCGAGCAGCTTATCCGGGTGTCTACACGAGCGTGGCCAGCGAGCGTGTGCAGCGGTTTATTGCGCAGACTTTGGGCCACTCCTAA